From the Hemiscyllium ocellatum isolate sHemOce1 unplaced genomic scaffold, sHemOce1.pat.X.cur. scaffold_3795_pat_ctg1, whole genome shotgun sequence genome, the window aacagaaatgaggagagccATTTCTTCAGGCAGAGCGTGGTGGGTCTGTGGGGATTCGTtgccctggagctcagtgagggCGGGGAGGTTAAATGTCTGCAAGGAGTTGGTGAAGGGGTGAAGGGGAGAGTGGCGTTGAAGTGCCCATCAGACCGGGTTGAATGTTGGCGGGGATGAGGTGGGCGAAATGGCCTtagttccactcctatgtctgagGATCTAACAAACCCCCAcctcctccacacccccccctcactccctcacaccccccacctccccaacacaccctcacacatcccccctcactcccccacacccccgacctcccccacaccccctcaccccccccacaccccctcacacatcccccccctcactccctcacagccccactcccccacaccacCTCACCACCCAgacaccccctcacccctcacacatccccccctcactccctcacaccctcgacctcccccacaccacctcaccacccagacacaccctcaccccccacacagccccacactccctcaccccactcccgcactgcccctcaccctccccactaccacactcccccactcccacaccccacccccactccctcaaccacctctccccccctccccactcactgaccatccccatgtCCCCCCCTCCACCCTCACTGACCATCTCGATGTTCCCccctcactgaccatccccatgtCCCccccccactgaccatccccatgtcccccccctcactgaccatccccatgtctccccctccccccccactgaccatccccatgcccccccctcactgaccatccccatatccccctcccccctcactgaccatccccatgcCCCCCCCCACTGACCATCTCcatgtcccccctccccccctcacttaCCATCCCcatgtcccccctcccccctcactgaccatCTCCATGTCCCCCCCCCTCGCTGATCATCCCcatgtcccccctcccccctcactgaccatCTCCATGTCCCCCCCCCACTTACCATCCCcatatccccctcccccctcactgaccatccccatgtcccccccctccccccctcactgaccatccccatgtacccccctcccccctcactgaccatccccatgtCCCCCCCCCACTGACCATCTCCATGTCCCCCCCTCACTTACCATCCCCatgtccccccctcccccctcactgaccatccccatgtcccccctcccccctcactgaccatCTCCATGTCCCCCCCCTCACTTACCATCCCcatatccccctcccccctcactgaccatccccatgtccccccctccccccctcactgaccatccccatgtacccccctcccccctcactgaccatccccatgtCCCCCCCCTCACTGACCATCTCCatgtccccccctcccccctcacttacCATCCCCatgtccccccctcccccctcacttacCATCCCCatgtccccccctcccccctcacttaccacccccatgtccccccctccccctcacttacCATCCCCatgtccccccctcccccctcactgaccatccccatgtacccccctcccccctcactgaccatccccatgtCCCCCCCCCCACTGACCATCTCCATGTCCCCCCCCCTCACTTACCATCCCCatgtccccccctcccccctcactggcCATCCccatgtccccccccccccctcactgaccaTCTCGatgtccccccctcccccctcactgaccatccccatgtcccccctccccccctcactgaccatctccatgtcccccctccccccaggagAAGCGACTGAGGCGGGAGGAGAACGAGAGGCGGAGGTTGGTGAACCAGCGCCGAGccgaggtggtggaggtggtgagtATGATGCCGTTGGGTGGGTTGTGGGGTGGGGTTCACCGCGTACTGCGGCCACTCAGCCTGCCGCTTCTCCCAGGGGCACCCAccccctccttcaccctcccctcctcccccgcacccttccccctctctctctgtcaccccgcaaccccctctctgtgtgtgtgtgtgtctctctctctcccttccccctccacccacctctctctctctcaccctctctctctctctctctcgctcgcctctctctctctctcccgcactctctctcccctccctctctcaccctctctacccccctctctctctgtgtgtgtctctctctccctttcccctccatctctctctctctccccccctcaccctgctaccccccctctctctctgtgtgtcactctccctttcccctccatctctctctctctccccctccctctctcaccctgctacccccctctctctctgtgtgtcactctccctttcccctccctccctctctctctccccccccccatcccctctctatctctcccccctccccctcaggaAATGTCCAGGCTGACCGTGCCCTCCCTCCTAATTTGGTTTCTCTTTagctcactatctctctctcacttctatCTCTCTTTCCGCACcaaaccccatccctccctccctccctctctctctctctctctctctctctgtctcacacatgaTATCTCTCtggcattgtctctctctctctatctacctcCTGCCCTCactctctacctccctctctctctcatctccctctccctctttctataCCTCTCCCCCTTCtaactctccctctctgtgcatttctctctctatatatctttctctccccaactccctccccctctctccctccctcacttacTCCCTCCCTCAttaactcccccttccctcactAACTCCttcaccttccctccctccctcacttacTTCCTCCCTCAttaactcccccttccctcactaactccttccccctccctcacttacTCCCTCCCTCAttaactcccccttccctcactaactccttccccctccctccctccctcacttactcccttcctccctcactTACTCCCTCCCTCATTAACTCCCCCTTCCTCACTAactccttcccactccctccctccctcacttactccctccctcactaactccttccccctctctccctccctcccttactcCCTCCCTcattaactccccctccctcactaactccttccccctccctccctcccttactcCCTCCCTCAttaactcccccttccctcactaactccttcccactccctccctccctcacttactccctccctcacttactccctccctcactaactccttccccctctctccctcccttccttacTCCCTCCCTcattaactccccctccctcactaactccctccctccctccgtcaCTAAGAGGAACCTCTCCCAGACCTGTTTGCGCTGTGAGATGATGAAGACGTTGTCGGTTTGGCTCCCTCCTCCTGCAGGTCACCAACCCTGTGAAGATCAAACGGTTGAGGAAGAAGCAGTTGAGGAAGATTGAGAAGCGGGACACGCTGAAGATATTGCAGAAGAACGATCTCAAGAGGCAACAGAAGGCGCTGAAGTCTGGGGAGAACTGAAGAGTGTGTttgtgacggtgggggtggtggaggggagaCAGAAGCGAGGGGAGTGAATGGACGCACACGtgctgagacagtgagagagcagggagtgagaATAACGGCAGGGCGTGTTCACGGTGGTGTTGCTGGCCGCGAGTGTGACTCGGGGTTTGTGAGGAAATGTGGGGTGACTGCTGACAACATCGTTCACTTGTTTTAAACCCGCTGTCTCAGAACCAATCATTATCTCAGTGAGTGGCCGGgagaacacacactcacacacacgcacacacgcacacacacacacacgctcgctcacacacacacacacacactctctcacacacacacgcacacacacacacacacacacacacacgctcgctcacacacacacacacacacacacacacactctcacacacacacacacacacacacacacacacacacgctcgctCACACCTGTACCACAGTCTCAGGCTTACAATGGCTGCTCAGACAGATAAtaaaggtattttgtaaatgttgtGAGAAGCTGATTTccgcccccccgtctctctctctaacccaggggtcactgggcagtgatcaggagcaggaaccctggctgatttcccccctctctctctaacccagggatgactgggcagtgatcaggagcaggaaccctggctgatttcccccccctctctctaacccagggatcactgggcagtgatcaggagcaggaaccctggctgatttcccctctctctaacccagggatcactgggcagtgatcaggagcaggaaccctggctgatttcccctctctctgtctaacccaggGATGACtgaacagtgatcaggagcaggaaccctggctgatgatgctccctctctctctcgctctctaatccagggatcactgggcagtgatcaggagcaggaaccctggctgatttcccccctctctctctctaacccagggatcactgggcagtgatcaggagcaggaaccctggctgatttcccccctctctctctaacccagggatcactgggcagtgatcaggaacaggaaccctggctgattcccCTTCCTATTTGTAATCCTGGGACCTGTGAACACACTCTGAGAGCTCCCCAAATCCGATCTGTTTGAGTCTGTCTGCCCTCCCCCTGTGCCCTCCTTCTGCCCCTTTGTGAGGTGCCCCTGACCTCACACAATCCCCGTACCCCTGCCCCTCTGTGGAGGGGGGGCTCGGTGCAGTTTCCTCACGGTGTTTCCATTCGTGTCGGTTTCCCACTCGATGATTTCTCGAAGCCTTGTGCTGAGATTCGTGACGGCAGCGAGAGATGGACAGTCTGCCGTGCGGTTACTGTGACGGCGCCGAAAGTGAGTGGCGTTCCCCCTCTCGCACGCGGGCGCGGCCACCCCTTTCCCTGGGGGAGGGAACTGACCGCACCGTTCTGGATGTGGGAGGGTGGGGATCAGCCCCCGAAACTCTGCCCTGCGGCGGCCAGACCCATCCCCGCTCCCCCACCTCGGCCTCTCCCAGGAGTTCTGCTTTCGTTTCGCATCTCCCAGCCTCAGGACGTAGGGGCAGctggcggccattcagcccctccagccggTCAAGGCCCGCCCTCTGATGGGGGTCAGCTCTCCCTCCCCGGCCGCTCAACATATCCCCATTTCGGGCCTTTACTGTTCAGGACCAGCTCCTGGGGTGTGTCCGCAAGGAGGCAGGCGGCCATTCCACCAGCGGCCTTTCTCGAAATGCTGTCCCTTCGTTAACACGTGGCCCAGTGTTTCTCGCCCACCcctccgtccctagttgcccccctcctgccgagagtgtggggagtgagcTGCGTTCCTGAACCCTGTGCTGTAGGGGAGCCCCACAGTGTCCCTGAGGGTGGGGATTCCAGGATTCGGACCCAGGGAGGGACGGAGAGGGAGGGGCACTTGGAGGGGGTTGTGATGTCCccccgactgtgcccactccctcagcactgaccctcccacagtgcccactccca encodes:
- the ccdc86 gene encoding coiled-coil domain-containing protein 86, with protein sequence MRSDGREKMAPARKQKCRFSDLLRDKPLRTSWEVKMAMKRERVAVRELAQRLHGDRVRAKEEKRLRREENERRRLVNQRRAEVVEVVTNPVKIKRLRKKQLRKIEKRDTLKILQKNDLKRQQKALKSGEN